In Actinoplanes lobatus, the DNA window GTACCCCGATCGATTGGCCTTCGTCTGCGGCCCGGAAGCGTTCGTCGCCGTCGCCGAGAAGGCGTTGCAGCTGGCCGGCGTCCCCGCATCGCGAATCCGGGTGGAGCGCTTCGAGCTCGAATCGGCCGGCTCACGCGCCATGGCCGATCCGGCCGGCTCACGGGCCGCGGACGCTCCGGCCGGCTCGCGCGCCGCGGTCGCTCCGGCCGACTCACGGGCCGTGGTCTATTCGGCCGGCTCGCGCGCCGCGGTGGCCGAGGTGGAACTCGACGGGCGGACCCACGTGCTGCCCTGGGCTCCCGGTAAACGCCTGCTCGACGTGATCATCGACGCCGGGCTGAACCCGCCCTACTCCTGCCGGCAGGGCCAGTGCGGCGCATGCGCCTGCCGCCTGCTCAGCGGCGAGGTCACCCTCGTCAACAACGAGATCCTCGAGGAGGAGGACTTCGCCGAGGGCTACATCCTGGCCTGCCAGGCGGTCCCGCTGACCGACTCGGTCACCGTCACCTACCAATAGATTTCGTACGTCTACGCGAACCCGCCGCACCAGACCCGCGAGCAACCGCGACCTCAGGCCGTGCCGCGCCCGCCGGGCTTGAGCGGGTGGTCCGGCTGGCCCTGGGGCTGCCTCGACCGCATCGAGACAGCCCTGAGAACCAGCCTGGGAGATCGCTCAGCGGGCGGCCAGTTCGCGGGCGATCGTGATCAGCTGGTCCTCCTGGCCGCCGACCAGGCGGCGCTCGCCGGCCCGGACCAGGATCTCGGCGCCGGAGACGCCGTAGCGCTCGGCCAGCGCGTAGGCGT includes these proteins:
- a CDS encoding ferredoxin--NADP reductase, producing MPTFRPVRIVDVIPETADARSLVLDAGFDYRPGQYLTVRTPAGARCYSLSSAPGVDAAPKVTVKRVPGGQVSNWICDHVRTGDVLDMTGPAGTFTPDSPDDDLLLLAGGSGITPIMGIIKSMRGGARSLIYANRDVDSIIFRDELDRLLPVTHWLDSERGVPTADALRELLTAYPDRLAFVCGPEAFVAVAEKALQLAGVPASRIRVERFELESAGSRAMADPAGSRAADAPAGSRAAVAPADSRAVVYSAGSRAAVAEVELDGRTHVLPWAPGKRLLDVIIDAGLNPPYSCRQGQCGACACRLLSGEVTLVNNEILEEEDFAEGYILACQAVPLTDSVTVTYQ